The Alphaproteobacteria bacterium genome contains a region encoding:
- a CDS encoding c-type cytochrome produces MKIVCLIIGLCALAAPARAQSPDDAGQLLFNNACRTCHSVKDGDNRLGPNLHGIVGRKSGALKNYPYSDSMAKSDLVWDKATLDRFMANPESVVRGNGMQPYGGIASADDRAKIIAYLEKN; encoded by the coding sequence ATGAAAATCGTTTGCCTCATCATCGGCCTTTGCGCTCTCGCGGCCCCGGCGCGCGCGCAATCGCCGGATGACGCGGGTCAGCTCCTGTTCAACAACGCCTGCCGCACCTGCCATTCGGTGAAGGATGGCGACAACCGGCTCGGGCCGAACCTGCACGGCATCGTGGGGCGCAAATCGGGCGCGCTGAAGAACTATCCCTATTCGGACTCGATGGCGAAATCGGACCTCGTCTGGGACAAGGCGACGCTCGACCGCTTCATGGCGAACCCGGAATCCGTGGTGCGCGGCAACGGCATGCAGCCCTATGGCGGCATCGCGTCGGCCGATGACCGCGCGAAGATCATCGCTTATCTGGAAAAGAATTGA
- a CDS encoding L-threonylcarbamoyladenylate synthase, with product MAVELTTRMLNADRDAIAAAARVLADGGLVAFPTETVYGLGADATNGEAVARLYAAKGRPRFNPLIAHVTSAAAAFALARFSFRAKKLAEAFWPGPLTLVLPKMGGCPVSELATAGLDSIAVRVPAHPVARDLLKAFGKPVVAPSANQSGHVSPTTASHVRADLDGRIDLILDGGATHVGIESTIVSCLEMPTLLRPGGLPREEIEQALGHALLDLEHPMSDEAPLAPGMLASHYAPRTPLRLNAHDVRVGEALLAFGVDAPKVERTLNLSASGDLVEAAANLFSHLRTLDASGARAIAVMPIPNEGLGEAINDRLSRAAAPR from the coding sequence ATGGCTGTCGAACTCACCACGCGCATGCTGAACGCGGACCGCGACGCAATCGCGGCGGCGGCGCGCGTGCTTGCCGATGGCGGGCTCGTCGCGTTTCCGACCGAGACGGTTTACGGGCTCGGCGCCGACGCGACGAATGGCGAGGCGGTTGCGCGGCTCTACGCCGCCAAGGGCCGGCCGCGATTCAATCCGCTGATCGCGCATGTGACGAGCGCGGCGGCGGCGTTTGCGCTTGCGCGCTTCTCGTTCCGGGCGAAGAAACTCGCGGAGGCGTTCTGGCCCGGGCCGCTTACGCTGGTGTTGCCGAAGATGGGTGGCTGCCCGGTGTCGGAGCTGGCGACGGCCGGGCTCGACTCGATCGCGGTGCGCGTGCCGGCGCATCCGGTCGCGCGCGATCTCTTGAAAGCATTCGGCAAGCCGGTGGTCGCGCCTTCCGCCAACCAATCCGGCCACGTGTCGCCGACGACTGCCTCACACGTGCGCGCGGATCTCGACGGCCGCATCGATCTCATTCTCGACGGCGGTGCGACCCATGTGGGCATCGAGTCGACGATCGTGTCGTGCCTCGAGATGCCGACGCTGCTGCGTCCCGGCGGCCTGCCGCGCGAGGAGATCGAGCAGGCGCTCGGCCACGCGCTGCTCGACCTCGAACATCCGATGTCGGACGAAGCGCCGCTCGCACCCGGGATGCTCGCCTCGCACTACGCGCCGCGTACGCCTTTGCGACTCAACGCGCACGACGTGAGAGTTGGCGAGGCGCTGCTCGCATTCGGTGTTGACGCTCCAAAGGTGGAACGCACGCTCAATCTTTCTGCATCGGGCGATCTCGTCGAAGCTGCCGCCAACCTGTTCTCGCACCTGCGCACCCTCGATGCCTCCGGCGCGCGCGCGATCGCCGTGATGCCGATCCCGAACGAGGGGCTCGGCGAAGCGATCAATGACCGGCTCTCCCGCGCTGCTGCGCCGCGCTGA
- a CDS encoding acyl-CoA dehydrogenase → MTYRAPVSDIAFTLKHSAGLKQAMEEGLYGDLSEDVVDAVLEEAGKFATTMIAPLNTVGDRQGTPFRDGAVTMPPGWKQAYTAWAQGGWNGLAAPEEWGGQGLPHALNSACLEMWNSASMAFGIGPVLTMGAIEALEKHGAQALKQRYLAKLTTGEWTGTMQLTEPQAGSDVGALRSKAERNGDGSYRITGSKIFITYGEHDLTDNIIHFVLARLPDAPPGTKGISLFLVPKFFVNDDGSIGARNDARCHSIEHKLGIHGSPTCTMVYGDKGGATGWLVGEENRGLNCMFTMMNNARLAVGLQGVGIAERATQQAYAYASDRKQGRAGANASAPIILHPDVRRMLLTMRALTHAARAICYATGAAIDRATRAKDDAARKAGDQRASLLTPIAKAFSTDIGTEVASLGVQVHGGMGFIEETGAAQHYRDARIAQIYEGTNGIQAIDLVTRKIPMMGGAVVRGYLDELRRTVASVKATNDPAFGATGVRLSDAVESLDRATGWLIGKVDKSPDAALAGATPYLRLFASAAGGCMLVEDALAESRGGNGNGRVALARFFAENIAVQAGGLEITITEGAESVSDAALRGAA, encoded by the coding sequence ATGACCTACCGCGCGCCGGTTTCCGACATCGCCTTCACGCTCAAGCACTCCGCCGGGCTGAAGCAGGCGATGGAGGAGGGGCTTTACGGCGATCTTTCCGAGGACGTGGTCGACGCCGTGCTGGAGGAGGCCGGCAAGTTCGCCACCACCATGATCGCACCGCTCAATACGGTCGGCGACAGGCAGGGCACGCCCTTCCGGGACGGCGCGGTGACGATGCCGCCGGGCTGGAAGCAGGCCTACACTGCGTGGGCGCAGGGCGGCTGGAACGGGCTCGCGGCGCCCGAAGAATGGGGCGGGCAGGGGTTGCCTCATGCGCTCAATTCCGCGTGCCTTGAGATGTGGAATTCGGCCTCGATGGCCTTCGGCATCGGCCCGGTGCTGACCATGGGCGCCATCGAGGCGCTGGAGAAGCACGGCGCGCAGGCGCTGAAGCAGAGATATCTCGCCAAGCTCACGACCGGTGAATGGACGGGCACGATGCAGCTTACCGAGCCGCAGGCGGGCTCGGATGTGGGCGCGCTGCGCTCCAAGGCCGAGCGCAATGGCGACGGCAGTTATCGCATCACCGGTTCGAAGATCTTCATCACCTACGGCGAGCATGATCTCACCGACAACATCATTCATTTCGTGCTGGCGCGGCTGCCCGATGCGCCGCCCGGCACCAAGGGCATTTCGCTTTTTCTCGTTCCGAAGTTCTTCGTCAACGACGATGGCTCGATCGGCGCGCGCAACGACGCGCGCTGCCATTCGATCGAGCACAAGCTCGGCATCCATGGCTCGCCGACCTGCACGATGGTCTATGGCGACAAGGGCGGCGCGACGGGCTGGCTGGTCGGTGAGGAGAACCGCGGGCTCAACTGCATGTTCACGATGATGAACAATGCGCGGCTCGCGGTCGGGCTGCAGGGCGTCGGCATTGCGGAACGCGCCACGCAACAGGCTTATGCCTATGCGAGCGACCGCAAGCAGGGCAGGGCGGGAGCGAACGCGTCGGCGCCGATCATTCTGCATCCGGACGTGCGGCGCATGCTGCTCACCATGCGGGCGCTCACCCATGCGGCGCGCGCGATCTGCTACGCGACCGGCGCCGCGATCGATCGCGCGACGCGGGCCAAGGACGATGCGGCACGCAAGGCCGGCGACCAGCGCGCCTCGCTGCTGACGCCCATCGCCAAGGCCTTCTCGACCGACATCGGCACGGAAGTCGCTTCGCTCGGCGTGCAGGTGCACGGCGGCATGGGGTTTATCGAGGAGACCGGCGCGGCGCAGCACTATCGCGACGCGCGCATCGCGCAGATCTACGAGGGTACCAACGGCATCCAGGCGATCGATCTGGTCACGCGCAAGATCCCGATGATGGGCGGCGCGGTGGTGCGCGGCTATCTGGACGAGCTGCGCCGTACCGTTGCATCCGTGAAAGCGACGAACGATCCGGCCTTTGGCGCGACCGGCGTGCGCCTTTCCGATGCGGTCGAGAGCCTCGACCGCGCGACCGGGTGGCTCATCGGAAAGGTCGATAAATCTCCCGACGCTGCGCTCGCCGGCGCCACGCCCTATCTGCGGCTGTTCGCGTCGGCCGCAGGCGGCTGCATGCTCGTGGAGGATGCGCTTGCCGAGAGCCGCGGCGGCAACGGCAATGGCCGCGTGGCGCTCGCGCGCTTCTTTGCCGAGAACATCGCCGTGCAGGCTGGCGGGCTCGAAATCACGATCACCGAAGGCGCGGAGTCGGTGTCCGATGCCGCGTTGCGCGGCGCCGCTTGA
- a CDS encoding crotonase/enoyl-CoA hydratase family protein: protein MTDHVIVTDEGPIRTIRMNRPEKKNALTFAMYDAMSEAITSAGGSSPIRCLVICGAPGAFSAGNDLGDFMKAATGGQGLGNSILNFLYTLVRCERPLVAAVTGVAVGIGTTMMLHCDYAVAANDARFSTPFVALGLVPEAGSSLIAPRLMGHRRAFELLVMGKPFNGEEAKAIGLVNQVAPADQVEAEAMKAAQAIAALPPEGVAISRRLMKGTPDDVVKRIDEEAAAFGQRLSSTEARQAFAAFFARKK from the coding sequence ATGACCGACCACGTCATCGTCACCGACGAAGGGCCGATCCGCACGATCCGGATGAATCGCCCGGAGAAGAAGAATGCGCTGACCTTCGCGATGTACGACGCGATGTCGGAGGCTATTACCAGCGCGGGCGGCTCCTCGCCGATCCGCTGTCTGGTGATCTGCGGCGCACCGGGTGCGTTTTCGGCGGGGAATGACTTGGGCGACTTCATGAAGGCCGCGACCGGCGGCCAGGGGCTCGGCAACTCGATCCTGAATTTCCTCTACACGCTGGTGCGCTGCGAACGACCCTTGGTCGCTGCGGTCACCGGCGTTGCCGTCGGCATCGGCACCACCATGATGCTCCACTGCGACTACGCGGTCGCGGCGAACGATGCGCGCTTCTCCACGCCGTTCGTCGCGCTCGGGCTGGTGCCGGAAGCGGGCTCCAGCCTGATCGCGCCGCGCCTGATGGGGCATCGGCGCGCGTTCGAACTGCTGGTGATGGGCAAGCCGTTCAACGGCGAGGAGGCGAAGGCGATTGGCCTTGTCAATCAGGTGGCGCCGGCCGACCAGGTGGAAGCCGAGGCAATGAAGGCTGCGCAAGCCATTGCCGCGCTGCCGCCCGAAGGCGTCGCCATCTCGCGCCGCCTGATGAAGGGCACGCCGGACGACGTGGTGAAGCGCATCGACGAGGAGGCGGCGGCGTTCGGGCAGCGGCTGTCGTCCACGGAGGCGCGGCAGGCCTTCGCGGCGTTTTTCGCGCGCAAAAAGTAG
- a CDS encoding ring-cleaving dioxygenase gives MQLTGIHHLTAISADAVGNKRFYTGTMGMRMVKKTVNQDDTSAYHLFYADALARPGTDLTFFDWPAPPESHGTHSIARTGLRIAGPESFTWWKERLNEAGVKTAEIIERDNRMTLDFEDPEGQRLSLIDDGAKGEAYPWEKSPVPAAQQIRGLGPITLSVPNLKATDAVLTTLMSMREVRTYPHPDSAKHTVHVYQMGEGGAGAELHVAVQPDLRPASQGAGGVHHVAFRTPDNEYDAWAERLNKLSVPNSGKVDRFWFRSLYFREPNGILFEIASDGPGFGVDEPMDRLGEKLVLPPFLEGRRKQIEAGLKAL, from the coding sequence ATGCAGCTCACCGGCATTCATCACCTGACCGCGATTTCGGCCGACGCGGTAGGCAACAAGCGCTTCTACACCGGCACGATGGGCATGCGGATGGTGAAGAAGACCGTCAACCAGGACGATACCTCCGCCTATCACCTGTTCTATGCCGACGCGCTGGCGCGGCCCGGCACCGACCTCACCTTCTTCGACTGGCCGGCGCCTCCCGAGAGCCACGGCACGCACTCGATCGCGCGCACCGGCCTGCGCATCGCCGGACCGGAAAGCTTCACCTGGTGGAAGGAGCGCCTCAACGAGGCCGGCGTGAAGACGGCTGAGATCATCGAGCGCGATAACCGCATGACCCTCGACTTCGAGGACCCGGAAGGGCAGCGGCTCTCACTGATCGACGACGGAGCCAAGGGCGAAGCTTACCCCTGGGAGAAGAGCCCGGTGCCGGCGGCGCAGCAAATCCGCGGGCTCGGGCCGATCACGCTGAGCGTGCCGAACCTTAAAGCCACTGACGCAGTGCTCACCACGCTGATGAGCATGCGCGAGGTGCGCACCTATCCGCATCCCGATAGCGCGAAGCACACCGTGCACGTCTACCAGATGGGCGAAGGCGGCGCGGGCGCGGAGCTGCACGTCGCGGTGCAGCCGGACCTCCGCCCCGCAAGCCAGGGCGCGGGCGGCGTGCATCACGTCGCGTTCCGCACGCCCGACAATGAATACGATGCCTGGGCCGAACGTTTGAACAAACTGAGCGTGCCGAACTCCGGCAAGGTCGACCGCTTCTGGTTCCGCAGTCTCTATTTCCGCGAGCCGAACGGCATCCTGTTCGAAATCGCCAGCGATGGCCCCGGCTTCGGCGTCGACGAGCCGATGGACAGACTCGGCGAGAAGCTGGTGCTGCCGCCGTTCCTGGAGGGACGGCGCAAGCAGATCGAAGCGGGTCTGAAGGCGCTCTAA
- a CDS encoding NAD(P)-dependent oxidoreductase, producing the protein MSLEGKTLFITGASRGIGLAIALRAARDGANIAVAAKTDTPHPKLPGTIHTAAAEIEAAGGKALPMVVDVRDEENVKQALDATAEKFGGIDIVVNNASAIQLTNSQQTDMRRFDLMHQINARGTFMVSKHAIPHLLKAANPHILMLSPPLDMKEKWFAAYTAYSMAKFGMSLVVLGLAGELKGKVAVNALWPRTTIATAAVKNLLGGDALMRASRTPEILSDAAYAIFNKPKTFTGNFLLDDTFLTGEGVTDFDKYRADPTQRLQVDFFVPDDMPPPKGVSLEKLA; encoded by the coding sequence ATGTCGCTCGAGGGCAAGACGCTGTTCATCACCGGGGCCTCGCGCGGCATCGGGCTGGCGATCGCGCTCCGTGCGGCGCGCGACGGCGCCAATATCGCGGTCGCCGCCAAGACCGACACGCCACACCCGAAACTGCCCGGCACGATCCACACCGCCGCCGCCGAGATCGAGGCGGCCGGCGGCAAGGCGCTGCCCATGGTGGTCGATGTGCGCGACGAGGAGAACGTCAAGCAGGCGCTCGACGCGACGGCGGAGAAGTTCGGCGGCATCGATATCGTGGTGAACAACGCGAGCGCGATCCAGCTCACCAATTCGCAGCAGACCGACATGCGCCGCTTCGACCTGATGCATCAGATCAATGCGCGTGGCACCTTCATGGTCAGCAAGCACGCGATCCCGCATCTGCTGAAGGCTGCAAACCCGCACATCCTGATGCTCTCGCCGCCGCTCGACATGAAAGAGAAATGGTTCGCGGCCTACACGGCCTATTCGATGGCGAAGTTCGGCATGAGCCTTGTCGTGCTGGGCCTGGCCGGCGAACTTAAGGGCAAGGTCGCGGTCAATGCGCTGTGGCCGCGCACCACGATCGCGACCGCGGCGGTGAAGAACCTGCTCGGCGGCGACGCGCTGATGCGCGCCTCGCGCACGCCGGAGATTCTCAGCGACGCGGCCTATGCGATCTTCAACAAGCCGAAGACCTTCACCGGCAATTTCCTGCTCGACGATACGTTCCTGACCGGCGAAGGCGTGACTGATTTCGACAAATACCGCGCCGACCCGACGCAGCGCCTGCAGGTCGATTTCTTCGTGCCCGACGACATGCCGCCGCCGAAGGGGGTGAGCCTGGAGAAGCTCGCCTAA
- a CDS encoding histone deacetylase family protein translates to MTTLLLSHPACLNHLMPMGHPERPDRLRAVERALEHEKFQSLAREQAPVASLETVALAHPREYIEEVRAASPKEGMVRLDADTSMSPGTFEAVLRAAGGACLAVDEVMGKKVANAFVATRPPGHHAETATPMGFCLFNSAAIAARHAQKSHGAERVAIVDFDVHHGNGSQDIFWNDPTVMYCSTHQMPLYPGTGAVSERGAQNTIVNAPLRPGDGGDQFKDAMQTTILPRLESFGPDLIIISAGFDAHMRDPLANLNFVEADYTWVTQRLMEVADRHANGRVVSLLEGGYDLEGLAKSVAAHVTALMRG, encoded by the coding sequence ATGACCACGCTCCTGCTCAGCCACCCCGCCTGTCTCAATCACCTGATGCCGATGGGGCACCCCGAGCGGCCGGACCGCTTGCGCGCGGTCGAGCGCGCGCTGGAGCATGAGAAGTTCCAGTCGCTGGCGCGTGAGCAGGCGCCGGTGGCGAGTCTCGAAACCGTCGCGCTCGCGCATCCGCGTGAGTACATCGAGGAAGTCCGCGCGGCCTCGCCCAAGGAGGGCATGGTGCGGCTCGATGCTGATACTTCAATGTCGCCGGGCACGTTCGAGGCGGTGCTGCGTGCGGCCGGCGGCGCCTGCCTTGCGGTCGACGAGGTGATGGGCAAGAAGGTTGCGAACGCATTTGTGGCGACGCGGCCGCCCGGCCATCACGCCGAGACCGCGACACCGATGGGCTTCTGCCTGTTCAACAGCGCGGCAATCGCGGCACGCCACGCGCAGAAGAGCCACGGCGCCGAGCGCGTCGCGATCGTCGATTTCGACGTGCATCACGGCAATGGCAGCCAGGACATTTTCTGGAACGACCCGACCGTGATGTATTGCTCGACGCACCAGATGCCGCTCTATCCCGGCACCGGCGCGGTCTCGGAGCGCGGTGCGCAGAACACCATCGTGAACGCGCCGCTCCGCCCAGGCGACGGCGGCGACCAGTTCAAGGATGCGATGCAGACCACGATCCTGCCGCGGCTCGAAAGCTTCGGTCCCGACCTGATCATCATCTCGGCCGGCTTCGACGCGCACATGCGCGATCCGCTCGCCAACCTGAATTTCGTCGAGGCGGACTATACCTGGGTGACGCAGAGGCTGATGGAGGTCGCCGACCGGCACGCGAATGGCCGTGTGGTTTCGCTGCTCGAAGGCGGGTATGACCTGGAGGGGCTTGCGAAATCGGTGGCCGCGCACGTCACCGCGCTGATGCGGGGGTAG
- a CDS encoding exodeoxyribonuclease VII small subunit encodes MADNPNADVAKLSFEKALAELEQIVQKLERGDVALEESVTIYERGEVLKRRCEELLRQAEARVEKITLDATGKPTGTEPLDVK; translated from the coding sequence ATGGCCGACAACCCCAATGCCGACGTCGCAAAGTTGTCCTTCGAGAAGGCGCTCGCCGAGCTCGAGCAGATCGTGCAGAAGCTCGAACGCGGCGATGTCGCGCTCGAGGAATCGGTCACGATCTATGAGCGCGGCGAGGTGTTGAAACGGCGCTGCGAGGAACTGCTGCGGCAGGCCGAGGCGCGGGTCGAAAAGATCACCCTCGACGCGACTGGCAAGCCGACCGGAACCGAGCCGCTGGATGTGAAGTGA